In Parasphingorhabdus halotolerans, a single window of DNA contains:
- a CDS encoding RpiB/LacA/LacB family sugar-phosphate isomerase: MKIALISENSQAAKNGIIHSALTSVAGPLGHDVHNYGMYTAEDSASLTYVMNGLLTGILLNSKAADFVVTGCGTGMGSMLACNAMPGVFCGLVIDPTDAFLFNQINAGNAISMPYAKGFGWAAELNLEDCYRKLFENEAGAGYPKERAAIMKTNRGILHDLKAAASNDMITVLKNVDQDLLKSAIAGEKFAELFYPNSQDDEISDYLRNL, encoded by the coding sequence ATGAAAATCGCTTTAATTTCTGAAAATAGCCAAGCCGCAAAAAACGGCATCATCCATAGCGCGCTGACATCAGTCGCCGGGCCATTGGGCCATGACGTCCATAATTACGGAATGTATACCGCAGAAGACAGCGCGTCTCTGACCTATGTCATGAACGGATTGCTGACCGGTATATTGCTCAATTCCAAAGCTGCCGATTTTGTGGTTACAGGTTGCGGCACCGGCATGGGTTCGATGCTGGCTTGTAATGCCATGCCTGGCGTTTTCTGCGGCCTGGTTATCGACCCGACCGACGCGTTTTTATTCAACCAGATTAACGCCGGGAACGCTATTTCAATGCCTTATGCAAAGGGCTTTGGCTGGGCGGCTGAGCTGAACCTTGAAGATTGCTACCGCAAGCTTTTTGAAAACGAGGCAGGCGCTGGTTATCCTAAAGAACGTGCAGCGATCATGAAAACCAATCGCGGAATTCTGCACGATTTAAAAGCAGCAGCATCAAATGACATGATTACCGTGCTGAAAAATGTTGATCAGGATTTACTCAAATCGGCGATTGCTGGCGAAAAGTTTGCAGAACTTTTCTACCCCAATTCGCAGGATGACGAGATTAGCGACTATTTGCGCAATCTTTAA
- a CDS encoding HNH endonuclease, whose protein sequence is MANTDPNWFDYLAAHDNIDEVNFWQPSGHAKFGAVSPGELFLFKLKAPRNVIGGFGVLSQASNLPLSLAWDAMGTKNGAASFDDMRARVGQYRKEVNPAADCVIGCRIVVQPVFFPQELWIPQPDSWANSIVVGKTYDTETTEGMRLWEALQNSATQMSLQDSANSSYLKEGSLPFSHKGSKFGAPTLIKPRLGQGAFRLAVTDAYRRECGISHGRVLPALDAAHIRPYGQGGEHEVQNGILLRKDIHSVFDAGYVTFDDELKLVVSDRVRTDFNNGNEYRRLHGSQLAVPEIEEGRPSLEHIQWHQNQCFLG, encoded by the coding sequence GTGGCCAATACAGACCCCAATTGGTTTGATTACTTGGCAGCACACGATAACATCGATGAGGTCAACTTTTGGCAACCGAGCGGACACGCCAAATTTGGCGCGGTTTCTCCAGGCGAATTGTTTTTGTTCAAGTTGAAAGCGCCGCGGAACGTAATCGGTGGATTCGGAGTGCTGAGCCAAGCATCTAATTTGCCGCTGTCACTTGCTTGGGATGCCATGGGCACAAAAAACGGTGCGGCTAGTTTTGATGATATGAGGGCAAGGGTTGGACAGTATCGCAAAGAGGTGAATCCCGCTGCAGATTGTGTTATTGGCTGTAGGATAGTTGTTCAACCAGTGTTTTTCCCCCAAGAGCTTTGGATTCCCCAACCCGATAGCTGGGCAAACTCGATTGTCGTTGGCAAAACATACGATACCGAAACAACTGAAGGTATGCGCCTGTGGGAGGCTTTGCAGAATTCTGCCACCCAAATGTCCCTCCAAGATTCAGCCAATAGCTCGTACCTCAAAGAGGGCTCGCTACCGTTTTCACACAAGGGCTCAAAATTTGGCGCACCAACCCTGATCAAACCCCGTTTAGGCCAAGGAGCGTTCAGATTGGCAGTGACCGATGCCTATCGAAGAGAATGTGGAATTTCACATGGAAGGGTCTTACCCGCACTCGATGCGGCACACATAAGACCCTATGGGCAAGGCGGCGAGCATGAAGTGCAAAATGGAATCCTACTACGCAAGGATATCCATAGCGTGTTTGATGCAGGATACGTTACATTTGATGATGAGTTAAAACTTGTTGTAAGTGATCGCGTAAGAACCGACTTCAATAACGGTAATGAGTATAGGCGTTTGCATGGCAGCCAATTGGCCGTGCCGGAAATTGAAGAAGGCCGTCCATCCCTTGAGCATATCCAGTGGCATCAGAATCAATGCTTCCTTGGATAA
- a CDS encoding DUF418 domain-containing protein, whose protein sequence is MKSITIDSAPTKSGERHVIMDVLRGFALFGVLVMNVSDFGGEGILATEEQLKALPNADIDASVLMGLKILVTDKANTLFALLFGLGFWVQMERLEARGAPFRSIYLRRSAILLVIGTLHWVVFAFDILHIYAVVAFILLFCRNLSDRMLLGIGSILFLFGAPVAQILLGATGILEAGMGVAFAEEAVLRRQEVALSGSFSEWVAVTTRWQIYLFFVGGVILGWLFYVIGRFFIGAWLARRGWIQNAAVYFPKFKKYLARLLVAGFVLEILAQILKAQPEGAWFGIAGILAQFLHAFATPLIAAGYICALVVIFHGSSFSWLVKPFAPVGQMALTNYLCQTIIILLIFTNIGPGLGLAGNTGQGVLVVISIIAFAAQVILSHFWMRNFAYGPAEWLWRSLTYGTFPKFRRLRAAT, encoded by the coding sequence ATGAAATCCATCACCATAGATTCAGCACCCACAAAATCCGGCGAGCGTCATGTCATCATGGACGTTTTGCGTGGTTTCGCCCTTTTTGGGGTGCTGGTGATGAATGTCTCCGACTTTGGCGGCGAGGGCATATTGGCAACCGAGGAACAGCTCAAAGCCTTGCCCAATGCTGATATCGATGCCAGTGTGTTGATGGGTCTGAAAATCCTGGTCACGGACAAGGCCAACACCTTGTTCGCGTTGCTGTTCGGACTCGGTTTCTGGGTCCAGATGGAAAGGCTCGAAGCACGCGGCGCGCCCTTTCGCAGCATCTATCTCCGCCGATCCGCAATCCTGCTCGTCATTGGCACGCTTCACTGGGTGGTGTTCGCTTTCGATATCCTGCACATCTACGCCGTCGTAGCCTTCATCCTGCTGTTCTGCCGGAACCTGTCAGACCGCATGTTGCTGGGTATCGGTTCCATCCTGTTTCTGTTCGGTGCACCCGTAGCGCAAATATTGCTGGGCGCGACAGGGATACTGGAAGCCGGAATGGGCGTTGCTTTTGCCGAAGAGGCCGTTCTCCGGCGACAGGAGGTGGCGCTGTCGGGGAGTTTCAGCGAATGGGTCGCCGTTACGACACGCTGGCAGATTTATCTGTTCTTCGTGGGCGGCGTCATTCTGGGTTGGCTTTTTTACGTCATCGGTCGGTTTTTCATTGGCGCATGGCTGGCCCGCCGGGGATGGATTCAGAACGCCGCCGTCTATTTTCCGAAGTTCAAAAAATATCTGGCTCGGCTGCTGGTCGCCGGATTTGTCCTGGAAATCCTGGCCCAAATATTGAAGGCACAACCTGAAGGCGCGTGGTTTGGCATCGCAGGAATATTGGCCCAGTTCCTCCACGCCTTTGCGACACCGCTGATCGCGGCTGGCTATATCTGCGCTCTGGTGGTTATCTTTCACGGATCGTCGTTCAGCTGGCTCGTCAAACCATTTGCGCCGGTCGGGCAGATGGCGCTGACCAACTATCTTTGCCAGACGATCATCATCTTGCTGATCTTCACCAATATCGGCCCGGGCCTTGGGCTGGCCGGAAATACCGGTCAGGGCGTGCTAGTCGTCATCAGCATAATCGCCTTCGCGGCGCAGGTTATATTGAGCCATTTCTGGATGAGGAACTTCGCTTACGGCCCCGCCGAATGGCTCTGGCGCAGTCTGACTTACGGCACCTTTCCCAAATTTCGCAGACTTCGGGCGGCGACATAA
- a CDS encoding winged helix-turn-helix domain-containing protein, whose amino-acid sequence MTNARISEGKREPGDERLDGIFFINDIAANKFDHSLRLDDQVKHVEPKVMDLLVQLAAAPRQPVNRTDLLDCIWPNGGAAMSL is encoded by the coding sequence ATGACAAATGCTCGGATATCAGAGGGAAAAAGGGAGCCGGGCGACGAACGTCTGGACGGCATTTTCTTCATCAATGATATCGCTGCCAACAAATTTGACCATAGTTTGAGACTGGATGATCAGGTTAAGCATGTTGAACCAAAAGTTATGGATTTGCTGGTTCAATTGGCCGCTGCTCCGCGTCAACCAGTCAACCGGACTGACTTGCTGGATTGCATTTGGCCTAACGGAGGGGCGGCGATGAGTCTCTGA
- a CDS encoding LacI family DNA-binding transcriptional regulator: protein MANPKSRSQPTINDVAAKAGVSKKTVSRVINRSPLLAEATREKVENAIRTLGFVPNPQARALALRRNFLIVLLHDNPNAQTVLNFQTGVLNAIKESDLALVVRPVQRNSNDILHDVRTFLEKQRPLAAMLLPPISERDDLAELCKELGVRYVRIGSAILDGIDNCVASNDQEVVRKACATLIERGHKTIGFVRGPKGFRSALERETGFLAAIADAGINFDKKLAAEGNYRFESGVTAGTKLLSQQPRPTAIFASNDEMAAGVLHAARSKGIAVPEQLSIIGFDDSPTASHIWPPLSTVRWPITEMGELAARKLVPEFLPERDDAELPTILESTFIDRMSVADVPLDN, encoded by the coding sequence ATGGCGAATCCCAAATCCAGATCCCAGCCCACGATTAATGATGTCGCCGCTAAAGCCGGCGTTTCAAAAAAAACGGTCAGCCGGGTGATTAATCGCTCCCCTCTTCTGGCCGAAGCCACGAGGGAAAAAGTGGAAAATGCCATTCGCACTCTGGGTTTTGTTCCTAACCCGCAGGCCCGGGCATTGGCTCTCCGGCGAAATTTTCTGATCGTTCTGCTGCACGACAATCCCAATGCCCAGACTGTGTTGAACTTTCAAACCGGCGTTTTGAATGCGATCAAGGAATCTGATCTTGCTCTTGTCGTCCGACCGGTTCAGCGAAACTCGAATGATATTCTGCATGATGTCAGGACGTTTCTCGAAAAACAACGGCCGCTGGCTGCTATGTTATTACCGCCAATATCCGAACGGGATGACTTGGCCGAACTCTGTAAAGAACTTGGGGTGCGTTATGTGCGCATTGGCTCGGCGATATTGGATGGTATTGATAATTGTGTGGCATCCAATGATCAGGAAGTAGTCAGGAAAGCGTGCGCTACATTGATTGAGCGCGGCCATAAAACCATCGGATTTGTTCGCGGCCCAAAAGGATTCCGGTCTGCGCTCGAACGCGAAACCGGATTTCTCGCTGCTATCGCCGATGCAGGCATTAATTTTGACAAAAAGCTGGCCGCCGAGGGTAATTATCGTTTTGAGTCAGGTGTTACGGCGGGAACGAAATTATTGTCCCAGCAGCCCCGGCCAACAGCGATATTTGCGAGCAATGATGAAATGGCAGCTGGTGTGCTTCATGCAGCACGCTCGAAAGGCATCGCGGTGCCTGAACAGCTTTCCATCATCGGCTTTGATGACTCTCCTACCGCCTCACATATCTGGCCTCCGCTAAGCACGGTACGCTGGCCCATTACCGAAATGGGCGAACTGGCGGCACGGAAACTGGTCCCGGAATTTCTGCCCGAACGAGATGACGCTGAACTCCCGACAATATTGGAATCGACCTTTATTGACCGGATGTCAGTTGCCGATGTTCCGCTGGACAATTAG
- a CDS encoding TRAP transporter large permease: MELALLLILLIAMLMLGVPVAFALLIASAATLLALDIPLAVSLQRTAAGISIFSLMAIPFFIFAGDLMYRSGIAGRLVNIAEASLGRARGGLGQVNIGASMLFGAVSGSAIANVSAMGSTISPLMEEKGYDRDYAANVNITAAIVGLLIPPSHNMIIYAAASGTGVSIGDLFLAGVIPGILTGGMLMVVAWLIACRRGYPAGVFPGWRPFLRAVVFALPGLLTAIIIIGGILSGIFTATESSAVAVLYTIMVGVLVYRTIGYAKFVESAIASVRITAMVLLIIGAASSFGYVLAILEVPTDLASLLTALTDNPILILLIVNVMLLVLGTFMDMSPLIVITTPIFLPIVGALGIDPVHFGVIMMLNLGIGLVTPPVGSVLFVGAAVSKIPVEQTIKTIWPFYLALIAALLLVTYIPLLSMALPNALK, encoded by the coding sequence ATGGAACTGGCTCTTCTCCTAATTCTTCTAATCGCGATGTTGATGCTGGGCGTTCCCGTGGCCTTCGCTCTGCTTATCGCCAGCGCGGCCACTTTGCTAGCGCTGGATATACCGCTTGCCGTGTCGTTGCAAAGGACAGCCGCTGGCATCAGTATATTCTCGCTGATGGCCATTCCTTTTTTCATATTTGCCGGCGACCTTATGTACCGATCGGGCATAGCCGGACGATTGGTCAATATTGCAGAGGCTTCCCTTGGCCGTGCAAGAGGCGGATTAGGTCAAGTCAACATCGGCGCGTCGATGCTATTTGGCGCAGTATCAGGCTCAGCCATTGCCAATGTCTCGGCCATGGGTTCGACAATATCTCCGCTGATGGAGGAAAAAGGTTATGACCGGGACTATGCCGCCAATGTGAATATTACAGCAGCCATTGTCGGACTACTGATCCCGCCATCGCATAATATGATCATTTATGCGGCTGCTTCAGGAACAGGCGTTTCTATCGGTGACCTGTTTCTTGCAGGGGTTATTCCCGGAATTTTGACAGGCGGAATGCTCATGGTGGTGGCTTGGCTTATTGCCTGCCGGCGCGGTTATCCTGCCGGCGTATTTCCTGGTTGGCGACCTTTTTTGAGGGCTGTTGTGTTTGCTCTTCCGGGATTACTGACAGCGATAATCATTATCGGCGGTATATTGAGCGGTATATTTACGGCGACGGAATCTTCTGCGGTAGCGGTGCTTTATACGATAATGGTCGGAGTTCTGGTCTACCGAACAATCGGTTATGCCAAGTTTGTTGAATCCGCGATAGCATCAGTCCGGATCACTGCAATGGTGCTACTGATTATTGGGGCAGCGAGCAGTTTTGGCTATGTTCTAGCGATATTGGAAGTGCCAACCGATCTTGCTTCGCTGCTTACCGCGCTGACCGATAATCCAATACTGATCCTGCTGATCGTTAATGTCATGCTGCTTGTTCTGGGTACTTTCATGGATATGTCGCCGCTGATTGTTATTACCACGCCAATATTTTTACCGATTGTCGGTGCACTCGGGATTGATCCGGTACATTTTGGCGTAATCATGATGCTGAACCTTGGTATTGGTTTAGTCACGCCGCCGGTTGGCTCGGTCTTGTTTGTCGGCGCCGCAGTCAGCAAAATTCCGGTTGAACAAACTATCAAGACAATCTGGCCATTTTATCTGGCTCTAATCGCCGCACTGCTGCTGGTCACTTATATCCCGCTATTGTCGATGGCATTGCCGAATGCGTTAAAGTAA
- a CDS encoding tetratricopeptide repeat protein produces the protein MSRDLTSLLATTPMLFVTPHSSVRALGDDNIPPAKIAGMLGCRFLLSGSFRRNGNDIRLRFELVDTIDSSLAWSEKYNTVLDQFFEVQSDVLLNVSTAISAQVRFALEPPVVTSRPFQNDVYRILQTAETLRYSYGKDSALEITRLLREGLKITPDHAALRAGLSVQLSQNVVSQWEDDPKSAEQIAFEHIGAALAKEPSNPEVIAAAGIVNAMFHRQSEAIGFLRRAVELDPNNAHALAMLGWQMCLVESDPNGIALIESAEYRAPHHPRFGLWATYRATGHLFLLHYASAVPACKQAISRTPNYYQPRLSLAWALLGLGDRKGAEDSIREAEKFEGVGITRKFVEEVKQWTNNSPNAAKCATALDNLIPLSGNLE, from the coding sequence ATGAGCCGGGATTTAACCAGCCTGCTCGCTACCACTCCCATGCTGTTCGTTACGCCTCATAGTTCAGTAAGGGCGCTCGGTGATGACAATATACCGCCGGCAAAAATTGCCGGAATGCTCGGCTGCCGGTTTCTTTTGTCCGGCAGTTTCCGAAGGAACGGCAATGACATAAGGCTACGCTTCGAACTCGTCGACACGATTGATTCATCACTGGCCTGGTCGGAAAAATATAATACCGTTCTCGACCAGTTTTTCGAAGTCCAGAGCGATGTCCTGCTCAATGTTTCAACCGCCATTTCCGCGCAGGTTCGATTTGCGCTGGAACCGCCAGTGGTTACTTCCCGGCCCTTTCAAAATGATGTGTACCGGATATTGCAGACGGCGGAAACGCTCAGATACAGCTATGGCAAGGATAGCGCTCTCGAGATCACCCGACTTTTGCGCGAAGGGCTGAAAATAACGCCTGACCATGCAGCCTTGCGCGCCGGTCTGTCTGTGCAGCTCAGCCAGAATGTGGTCAGCCAGTGGGAAGATGATCCCAAGTCAGCCGAACAAATCGCTTTTGAGCATATCGGGGCGGCGCTGGCAAAGGAGCCGTCCAATCCTGAAGTCATTGCCGCTGCAGGAATCGTAAACGCGATGTTCCACCGTCAGTCGGAAGCCATCGGTTTTTTAAGGCGAGCGGTAGAACTGGATCCCAATAATGCGCATGCCCTGGCGATGCTGGGCTGGCAAATGTGTCTGGTGGAAAGCGATCCGAACGGTATTGCCTTAATAGAATCCGCCGAGTATCGCGCACCACATCATCCGCGCTTTGGACTATGGGCGACCTACCGCGCTACTGGTCATTTGTTTCTGCTGCATTACGCATCAGCGGTACCAGCCTGCAAACAGGCCATATCCCGCACGCCCAACTACTATCAGCCCCGCCTCTCGCTGGCGTGGGCACTGCTCGGTCTGGGAGACCGAAAAGGTGCCGAGGACTCTATTCGGGAGGCTGAAAAATTTGAGGGAGTGGGGATCACCCGCAAATTTGTCGAAGAAGTTAAGCAATGGACAAACAATTCTCCCAATGCAGCCAAATGCGCGACAGCGCTTGATAACCTGATCCCGCTATCGGGCAATTTGGAATGA
- a CDS encoding MFS transporter — translation MQNLHAKTDSLLAASSFPKSLALTENRALRYACYFLLYFSQGAPIGLWTIAVPTWLAVNGASAGEIGGFIGLAMLPWATFKLFYGAFMDRYTFPPMGRKRIWLVAAQAGAILSLIVLAILAPGMEELALLTAIAFFMNVAITIQDAAIDGIAVDVTPEEQRVTANSVMFAGQIIGTGVAAAVAGLLLKYYGIGAVGLCFAAFLAVVLTIVILVRERPGERMLPWTAGKASAECIALNHSEWLPLLKDLKKAFFQPRVFFFVPAFMSTGAIYAALDVGGPIFASQVLQWDETGYSSLAGIAGIVAGLLCVLVLGAVTRKIGATLTGSSLFVVLALASLVFSMLKPAQLNDLSFQIYVFVHVIFAQAMFIIFCAAAMNMCLNTISATQFSLLVATSSMARVVSSSLMGGVYDWGGVTGFWNVITLASLFGLVTFLVFSRIDASVNRKKEI, via the coding sequence ATGCAAAACCTTCACGCAAAGACCGACAGTTTGCTTGCCGCATCATCCTTCCCGAAATCACTCGCCCTGACCGAAAATCGGGCGCTCCGTTACGCCTGCTATTTCCTGCTCTATTTCTCGCAAGGCGCGCCGATTGGCCTCTGGACAATTGCCGTGCCCACCTGGCTCGCGGTAAACGGCGCATCGGCTGGCGAAATCGGCGGCTTTATTGGTTTGGCTATGCTCCCCTGGGCTACGTTCAAGCTGTTCTATGGCGCGTTCATGGATCGCTATACCTTTCCGCCAATGGGCCGCAAACGGATATGGCTGGTGGCCGCACAGGCCGGTGCGATCCTGTCTTTGATCGTGCTTGCGATATTGGCGCCCGGCATGGAGGAACTGGCGCTGCTGACCGCCATCGCGTTCTTCATGAATGTAGCGATTACGATTCAGGACGCAGCCATTGACGGGATTGCCGTCGACGTAACCCCGGAAGAACAGCGCGTCACGGCCAATTCGGTGATGTTTGCCGGACAGATTATCGGCACCGGTGTCGCCGCTGCGGTGGCGGGGCTGTTGCTGAAATATTACGGCATCGGCGCCGTCGGGCTTTGTTTTGCTGCGTTTCTGGCTGTGGTGTTGACCATCGTGATTCTCGTGCGGGAACGCCCGGGCGAGCGGATGTTGCCGTGGACCGCCGGCAAGGCATCGGCGGAATGTATAGCCCTGAACCACAGCGAGTGGCTGCCTCTGCTGAAAGACCTGAAAAAAGCGTTTTTCCAGCCACGAGTGTTTTTCTTCGTACCGGCCTTCATGTCGACCGGAGCCATCTATGCGGCTCTCGATGTCGGAGGACCGATCTTTGCATCGCAAGTGCTGCAATGGGACGAGACGGGCTATAGTTCGCTCGCCGGTATCGCAGGAATCGTTGCCGGGCTGCTTTGCGTATTGGTGCTTGGCGCGGTCACCAGGAAGATCGGCGCCACGCTCACTGGCAGCTCGCTGTTTGTGGTTTTGGCGCTGGCCTCGCTCGTCTTTTCGATGCTGAAACCGGCCCAGTTAAACGATCTGAGCTTTCAAATTTACGTCTTTGTTCACGTCATCTTTGCGCAAGCCATGTTCATCATATTTTGTGCGGCGGCTATGAACATGTGCCTCAATACAATTTCGGCGACCCAGTTCTCGCTGCTGGTCGCGACTTCCTCGATGGCCCGTGTGGTTTCGTCTTCGCTGATGGGCGGTGTTTATGACTGGGGCGGCGTTACCGGATTCTGGAATGTGATAACTCTGGCCAGCCTGTTCGGGCTGGTAACCTTTCTGGTTTTCAGCCGGATCGATGCCAGCGTCAATCGCAAAAAGGAAATTTGA
- a CDS encoding MFS transporter: protein MASIALADRPHSSISLAENRKLRLFTIFLLYAGQGIPLGLFDFAIPAWMAVNGASGQDIAFVVAMASLPWSFKFIAGFIMDRYTLLSMGRRRVWIMGAQAVMIALLVAFAIANPGAKDVLILGIVALAVNSATVFQDVAVDGLTVDILPEDERSMGGALASGGQASGVAASAAFTGAMVYAYGASAAYMACAFLVILVTVHIIWVRERVGERRLPWSKGEAQQANIAIQADNWLSLIKEALKNTFSMRSLAYAPVLICAGLTYGICIIAGPLIAAGHTGWTEDQLGPLNGTAQIVGAVAAIVIGGYAVGKIGAQRSFWMFYLCAVTLQGWMVWSMDNWSDPRVLITFVMGWTLLYVLTGISQVVMNMRLSPPAISATQFSIFMAISNMGISLAGILVGSIAILAEPREMLILLMMVQILAVIILLIAKFPTRQIGTDDLQPTTDLELDAVAPGSTPARD, encoded by the coding sequence TTGGCATCCATTGCATTGGCGGATCGCCCGCATTCATCCATTTCTCTGGCCGAAAATCGCAAGTTGCGGCTATTCACGATATTCTTGTTATACGCGGGTCAGGGCATTCCGCTTGGTCTGTTTGATTTCGCCATACCCGCATGGATGGCCGTGAACGGCGCTTCTGGCCAAGACATCGCCTTTGTGGTGGCCATGGCTTCGCTGCCGTGGAGTTTCAAATTTATCGCTGGTTTCATCATGGACCGCTACACTTTGCTTTCCATGGGCAGACGGCGGGTCTGGATCATGGGCGCGCAAGCCGTGATGATTGCGCTGCTTGTAGCCTTCGCAATTGCAAATCCGGGCGCGAAAGACGTTCTCATCCTCGGCATTGTGGCGCTGGCGGTGAACTCCGCCACAGTGTTTCAGGATGTTGCAGTCGATGGGCTGACAGTTGATATTCTTCCTGAAGACGAGCGATCGATGGGCGGAGCGCTGGCATCGGGCGGTCAGGCAAGCGGGGTGGCTGCATCCGCCGCATTCACTGGCGCGATGGTCTATGCTTACGGGGCAAGCGCCGCTTATATGGCATGCGCCTTCCTGGTCATTCTGGTGACCGTGCACATCATCTGGGTGCGTGAACGTGTCGGAGAGCGTCGATTGCCCTGGTCCAAGGGCGAGGCGCAGCAGGCCAATATCGCAATCCAGGCTGATAATTGGCTTTCCCTGATCAAGGAAGCTTTGAAAAACACGTTTTCCATGCGAAGCTTGGCCTATGCGCCGGTGCTGATATGCGCCGGTCTGACATACGGGATATGCATCATCGCCGGGCCGCTGATTGCCGCCGGACATACCGGCTGGACCGAGGACCAGTTAGGTCCACTAAACGGCACAGCGCAGATTGTTGGAGCGGTTGCAGCGATAGTCATCGGCGGATACGCAGTCGGTAAAATTGGTGCGCAACGCTCATTCTGGATGTTCTATCTTTGCGCGGTCACCCTACAGGGGTGGATGGTCTGGTCGATGGATAATTGGAGCGATCCTCGGGTATTGATAACCTTCGTCATGGGATGGACGCTGCTTTATGTCCTCACCGGAATCAGTCAGGTCGTGATGAACATGCGGCTCAGCCCGCCCGCAATCTCGGCGACCCAGTTCTCGATCTTCATGGCAATCTCCAACATGGGGATCAGCTTGGCGGGTATATTGGTCGGCTCAATCGCGATTCTGGCCGAACCGAGAGAAATGCTGATCTTACTGATGATGGTTCAGATCCTAGCGGTGATCATCCTCCTGATCGCAAAATTTCCGACCCGGCAAATCGGAACGGATGATTTGCAACCCACGACTGATCTTGAACTTGATGCAGTCGCCCCAGGGTCAACGCCAGCGCGAGACTAG
- the kduD gene encoding 2-dehydro-3-deoxy-D-gluconate 5-dehydrogenase KduD: MNSNPFDLAGKVAIVTGANTGIGQGIALALAEAGADIAAVGRSAAAETVEKVRAQGRKAEIISADLSSIEPVERIIDETREKLGSVEILVNNAGIIRRNDAVDFSEDDWDAVMDTNLKSLFFLCQAAGREMIAAYEADGRIGKIINIASMLTFQGGIRVPSYTASKSGVGGLTKLLANEWAAKGVCVNAIAPGYIATNNTAALQADESRNRQIMDRIPAGRWGDPSDLGGAAVFLASTASDYVQGHILAVDGGWLAR; the protein is encoded by the coding sequence ATGAATAGTAATCCATTTGATCTTGCTGGCAAGGTCGCCATCGTTACAGGTGCCAACACCGGGATAGGGCAGGGCATTGCTCTGGCCCTTGCCGAAGCGGGCGCGGATATTGCTGCTGTCGGCCGCTCGGCAGCGGCAGAGACGGTTGAAAAGGTGCGGGCGCAGGGCCGTAAGGCGGAAATTATTTCGGCTGACCTTTCCAGCATTGAGCCCGTTGAACGCATCATTGATGAAACCAGGGAAAAGCTCGGCAGCGTTGAAATTCTGGTCAACAATGCCGGGATTATCCGCCGCAACGACGCGGTAGATTTCTCCGAAGACGATTGGGATGCCGTCATGGACACCAATCTGAAAAGCCTGTTTTTCCTGTGCCAAGCAGCAGGCCGCGAGATGATTGCCGCGTATGAGGCCGATGGCCGTATTGGCAAGATCATCAACATTGCCTCGATGCTCACTTTTCAGGGTGGTATTCGGGTACCGAGCTACACGGCTTCAAAATCAGGCGTCGGCGGCTTGACCAAGTTACTTGCCAACGAATGGGCCGCCAAAGGGGTCTGTGTGAATGCGATTGCACCGGGCTACATCGCCACCAATAACACAGCGGCTTTGCAAGCCGATGAAAGCCGCAACCGGCAGATTATGGACCGTATTCCGGCGGGCCGCTGGGGCGATCCTTCGGACTTGGGCGGCGCTGCAGTGTTTCTTGCGTCAACGGCTTCAGATTATGTGCAGGGCCACATATTGGCGGTCGATGGCGGCTGGTTGGCGCGCTGA